A region from the Inhella inkyongensis genome encodes:
- a CDS encoding alpha/beta hydrolase family protein, protein MKKILLALALGAALPALAQEPAQAQAQAQTQAPSAAAFTIAPELREPQLSPDGKQLAALVRQNGKQAVVLRDLAVQPPQYRPVFTTQDAELSLRSLRWLDGERLLLGVRDGRPMRRSDLSQDALMVIWPAKGESINLYSGAGAAVRWNNQRAGLVDSAHTDANFVLLMGADPRLKGHEWGVYRIDTRNAQRTRVAAGVYGAMRYWADAQGQVRMLLRRDGERMQLLHRSDSANAWQPLREWPAHQQTPWFALGFGEQAHEFYVRRADQVLRLDLRQAPDQAGEPVAQNPALLNVQSLLRAPDGARVLGASAPGLSYYWDAGAAAQAKGLAERLQGQTVELQQWLGSHYLAASSREDSPTRYWLGQPEAKRFELLAEGRPGLRDLPQIERERLNPAGAGPLLLRRLKGSAPAPLIWCMDCTLEDSDSGDTAFNPLMAFLVSRGFAVATPQAANSGSAWARGLLPWADGQIPRVLAALKALRQHPWVLDQAPVLIGRELGAYLALRLAPALTDQGGVKAVVAIGVMTDLTAQLARLDDARFTDATRDRFRKLLGNSDAADLRAGSPIHHTAQMPARLLIVHGERNGNVEPNQAKALAEALRTAGRQPQLLLLPGANHDISDGPERRHVLEAIENLIKP, encoded by the coding sequence ATGAAGAAGATCTTGCTCGCTCTGGCCCTGGGCGCTGCGTTGCCGGCGCTGGCCCAGGAACCTGCCCAAGCCCAAGCCCAAGCCCAAACTCAAGCGCCCAGCGCGGCAGCGTTCACCATCGCCCCGGAGTTGCGCGAGCCGCAGCTTTCACCCGATGGCAAGCAGTTGGCTGCTCTGGTGCGCCAAAACGGCAAGCAGGCCGTGGTGTTGCGCGACCTGGCCGTGCAGCCGCCCCAGTACCGGCCGGTGTTCACCACGCAGGACGCTGAGCTGAGCCTGCGCAGTCTCCGATGGCTGGATGGCGAACGCCTGCTGCTGGGGGTGCGCGATGGTCGACCCATGCGCCGCAGCGATTTGAGCCAGGACGCGCTGATGGTGATCTGGCCCGCCAAGGGCGAGTCCATCAACCTATACAGCGGCGCCGGCGCGGCGGTGCGCTGGAACAACCAGCGCGCGGGCCTGGTGGACAGCGCGCACACCGACGCCAATTTCGTGCTGCTGATGGGCGCCGATCCACGCCTCAAGGGGCATGAGTGGGGCGTCTATCGCATCGACACCCGCAACGCTCAGCGCACCCGGGTGGCGGCGGGCGTGTATGGCGCCATGCGCTACTGGGCCGATGCGCAGGGCCAGGTGCGCATGCTGCTGCGCCGCGACGGCGAACGGATGCAGCTGCTCCACCGCTCGGATTCCGCCAACGCCTGGCAACCGTTACGGGAATGGCCGGCCCATCAACAAACCCCCTGGTTTGCGCTTGGCTTTGGCGAGCAGGCCCATGAGTTCTATGTGCGCAGGGCCGACCAGGTGCTGCGTCTGGATTTGCGCCAGGCCCCTGATCAGGCTGGCGAGCCCGTGGCGCAGAACCCGGCCCTGCTGAATGTCCAATCCCTGCTGCGCGCCCCCGACGGGGCGCGCGTGCTGGGCGCCAGCGCCCCTGGCCTGTCTTACTACTGGGACGCAGGGGCGGCGGCGCAAGCCAAGGGCTTGGCGGAGCGCCTGCAAGGGCAGACCGTGGAGTTGCAGCAGTGGCTGGGCAGCCACTACCTGGCGGCCTCCAGCCGCGAAGACAGCCCGACCCGTTACTGGCTGGGGCAACCCGAGGCCAAGCGTTTTGAACTGCTGGCCGAAGGCCGCCCGGGGCTGCGCGATCTGCCGCAGATTGAGCGCGAGCGCCTGAATCCCGCAGGGGCCGGACCGCTGCTGCTGCGCCGCCTCAAAGGCAGCGCGCCGGCCCCGCTCATTTGGTGCATGGACTGCACGCTAGAGGACAGCGACAGCGGCGACACGGCCTTCAACCCTTTGATGGCCTTTCTCGTGAGCCGGGGCTTTGCGGTGGCCACGCCGCAGGCGGCCAATTCAGGCAGCGCCTGGGCGCGCGGTCTCTTGCCCTGGGCGGACGGGCAGATCCCGCGTGTACTAGCGGCGCTCAAGGCCTTGCGCCAGCACCCCTGGGTCCTGGACCAAGCGCCGGTGCTGATCGGCCGTGAGTTGGGCGCCTATCTGGCGCTGCGCCTGGCCCCAGCCTTGACCGACCAGGGCGGCGTCAAGGCCGTGGTAGCCATTGGCGTCATGACGGATTTGACGGCCCAATTGGCGCGGCTCGATGACGCACGATTCACCGACGCAACCCGCGATCGCTTCCGCAAACTACTGGGCAACAGCGACGCCGCTGACTTGCGCGCCGGCTCGCCGATTCATCACACCGCGCAGATGCCCGCCCGGCTGCTGATCGTGCACGGCGAGCGCAACGGCAATGTGGAACCCAATCAGGCCAAGGCATTGGCCGAGGCCCTGCGGACGGCCGGACGGCAACCCCAACTGCTGCTCCTGCCTGGCGCCAACCACGACATCAGCGACGGCCCGGAGCGGCGCCATGTGCTGGAGGCCATCGAGAACCTTATCAAGCCCTGA
- the aceA gene encoding isocitrate lyase, producing MTLTREQQAAALEKDWAENPRWAGIQRGYTAADVVRLRGSVQVDHTLAKRGAEKLWGLVNNEPFVNALGALTGNQAMQQVKAGLKAIYLSGWQVAGDANSNGEMYPDQSLYSVDSVPKVVKKINATFARADQIQWAEGKNDIDYFAPIVADAEAGFGGVLNAFELMKAMIEAGASGVHFEDQLASAKKCGHMGGKVLVPTREAVAKLVAARLAADVMGVPTLLVARTDAEAGDLVTSDIDDNDKPFCTGERTVEGFYRTKNGLEQAISRGLAYAPYADLIWCETGKPDLAFAKAFADAIHAKFPGKLLAYNCSPSFNWKKNLDDATIAKFQRELGAMGYKFQFITLAGFHSLNYSMFNLAYGYARNQMSAFVELQEAEFAAAEKGFTAVKHQREVGTGYFDAVTTTIEANASTAALKGSTEDEQFFDAKHG from the coding sequence ATGACCCTGACCCGCGAACAACAAGCCGCCGCCCTCGAAAAGGATTGGGCCGAAAACCCCCGTTGGGCCGGCATCCAGCGTGGCTACACCGCCGCCGACGTGGTGCGCCTGCGCGGCTCGGTTCAGGTGGACCACACCCTGGCCAAGCGCGGCGCTGAAAAGCTCTGGGGCCTGGTGAACAACGAGCCCTTCGTGAACGCCCTGGGCGCGCTGACGGGCAACCAGGCCATGCAGCAGGTCAAGGCCGGCCTCAAGGCCATTTACCTCTCCGGCTGGCAGGTGGCGGGTGACGCCAACAGCAATGGCGAGATGTACCCCGACCAGTCGCTCTACAGCGTGGACTCGGTGCCCAAGGTCGTGAAGAAGATCAACGCCACCTTTGCCCGCGCCGACCAGATCCAGTGGGCCGAGGGCAAGAACGACATCGACTATTTCGCCCCCATCGTGGCCGATGCCGAGGCCGGTTTTGGTGGCGTGCTCAATGCGTTTGAGTTGATGAAGGCCATGATTGAAGCGGGTGCTTCGGGCGTGCACTTTGAAGACCAGCTGGCCAGTGCCAAGAAGTGCGGCCACATGGGCGGCAAGGTGCTGGTGCCCACCCGTGAGGCCGTGGCCAAGCTGGTCGCCGCCCGCCTCGCCGCCGACGTGATGGGCGTGCCCACGCTCTTGGTGGCGCGCACCGATGCCGAAGCCGGCGACCTGGTGACCAGCGACATCGATGACAACGACAAGCCCTTCTGCACCGGTGAGCGCACCGTTGAAGGCTTCTATCGCACCAAGAACGGCCTCGAACAAGCCATCAGCCGCGGCCTGGCCTATGCGCCCTATGCCGACCTGATCTGGTGCGAGACCGGCAAGCCCGACCTGGCCTTCGCCAAGGCCTTTGCGGACGCCATCCACGCCAAGTTCCCCGGCAAGCTGCTGGCTTACAACTGCAGCCCGAGCTTCAACTGGAAGAAGAACCTGGACGACGCCACCATCGCCAAGTTCCAGCGCGAGCTGGGTGCCATGGGCTACAAGTTCCAGTTCATCACCCTGGCCGGTTTCCACAGCCTGAACTACTCGATGTTCAACCTGGCTTACGGCTACGCCCGCAATCAGATGAGCGCCTTCGTCGAGTTGCAGGAAGCCGAGTTCGCCGCGGCCGAGAAGGGCTTCACCGCCGTGAAGCACCAGCGCGAGGTGGGCACCGGCTACTTCGATGCCGTCACCACCACCATCGAAGCCAACGCCAGCACCGCCGCGCTCAAGGGCTCCACCGAAGACGAGCAGTTCTTCGACGCCAAGCACGGTTGA
- a CDS encoding MarC family protein, whose product MDHNFVSALILLLLVLDPLGSLPICIPIMREVPRERRARVAMREVSIAFLVLLGFMFTGEGFLRVMHLSERSLEVAGGVILLMVAIRMIFSSQGESVYGVTPGKEPLIFPLAVPLLAGPSAMATVLLLASRQPEKIWHWIAALAVAMWICGLTLLLAERIRKLLGDSVVSALEKLMGLVLTAIAVEMVLAGLKRYFVGGL is encoded by the coding sequence ATGGACCACAACTTCGTCTCCGCCCTGATCCTGCTGCTGCTGGTGCTGGACCCGCTGGGCAGCCTGCCGATTTGCATTCCCATCATGCGCGAGGTGCCGCGCGAACGGCGAGCCCGCGTCGCCATGCGCGAGGTCTCGATTGCCTTTCTGGTGCTGTTGGGCTTCATGTTCACGGGGGAGGGCTTTTTGCGCGTGATGCACCTCAGTGAGCGTTCCTTGGAGGTCGCGGGTGGCGTGATCCTGCTGATGGTGGCGATTCGGATGATCTTTTCCAGCCAGGGCGAGTCGGTCTATGGCGTGACGCCTGGCAAAGAGCCACTGATCTTCCCGCTCGCCGTGCCTTTGTTGGCAGGCCCCTCGGCCATGGCCACGGTGCTGCTGCTCGCCTCGCGCCAACCGGAAAAGATTTGGCACTGGATTGCGGCCCTTGCGGTGGCCATGTGGATCTGCGGGCTGACCCTGCTGCTGGCCGAGCGCATTCGCAAGCTGCTCGGGGATTCGGTGGTCTCGGCGCTGGAAAAGCTCATGGGCTTGGTGCTCACCGCCATCGCGGTCGAGATGGTGTTGGCGGGTTTGAAGCGCTATTTCGTCGGCGGGTTGTGA
- a CDS encoding GNAT family N-acetyltransferase, whose product MNTPVVLETPRLRLEPFAPAHLQALNAMNGLPEVYRYLSGSPETLQQTQTVIERVQARWQQWGCSWWSLMARDTNELVGAGCVQYLGQDPANPLELGWRLHPKAWGRGLASEAARHMADWAFDHFERDALCAVCHPDNQASRAVMQRLGMHYIGEQAWYDISCAVYELRRSDWAAARHSR is encoded by the coding sequence ATGAACACCCCCGTTGTCTTGGAAACACCGCGCTTGCGCCTGGAACCGTTTGCACCGGCGCATCTGCAGGCCCTGAACGCCATGAACGGCTTGCCAGAGGTCTATCGCTATCTAAGTGGCAGCCCCGAGACGCTGCAGCAGACGCAGACGGTCATCGAACGGGTACAAGCGCGCTGGCAACAATGGGGTTGCTCTTGGTGGTCCCTGATGGCTCGCGATACCAACGAGTTGGTCGGCGCCGGTTGCGTTCAATACCTGGGCCAGGATCCCGCCAATCCCTTGGAACTTGGTTGGCGCCTGCACCCCAAAGCCTGGGGCCGAGGCTTGGCCAGCGAAGCCGCGCGCCACATGGCCGACTGGGCCTTTGACCACTTTGAGCGCGACGCGCTTTGCGCCGTTTGCCATCCCGATAACCAGGCAAGCCGTGCGGTGATGCAACGCCTGGGCATGCACTACATCGGCGAGCAAGCCTGGTACGACATCAGCTGCGCGGTCTATGAATTGCGGCGCAGCGATTGGGCGGCAGCCCGGCATTCGCGGTAG
- a CDS encoding Lrp/AsnC family transcriptional regulator translates to MENNKLDAIDCKIIEVLQRDGRISNVDLATEVQLSAPQCFRRVRALEERGVVRGYRALIAPEALGLGVTAFVSLNISGDAFSRVRDIEALLRDFPEVLEIHTVSGDSDYLLKVVVRDLKSLSRLLTDRLMQIEGVADVRSMVCMEEVKPPSALPI, encoded by the coding sequence ATGGAAAACAACAAACTGGATGCGATTGACTGCAAGATTATTGAAGTCTTGCAACGAGACGGGCGAATCTCGAATGTCGACCTGGCCACCGAGGTGCAACTCTCCGCGCCGCAATGTTTCCGGCGTGTGCGGGCACTGGAAGAGCGCGGCGTGGTGCGCGGGTATCGGGCGCTGATCGCGCCGGAAGCCCTGGGCCTGGGCGTGACCGCCTTCGTGAGCCTGAACATCAGCGGAGACGCCTTTTCACGGGTGCGCGACATCGAAGCCCTGCTGCGCGACTTCCCCGAGGTGCTGGAGATTCATACCGTCAGCGGCGACTCCGACTACCTGCTCAAAGTGGTGGTGCGCGACCTCAAGAGCCTGTCGCGCCTGCTGACGGATCGGCTGATGCAGATCGAAGGGGTGGCCGATGTGCGCTCCATGGTCTGCATGGAAGAGGTCAAACCGCCTTCGGCCCTGCCGATTTGA
- the xerD gene encoding site-specific tyrosine recombinase XerD, which produces MPDRSGIEAFVRALWLEEGLAERTREAYARDLSALADWLMKQGPQSAKALDQAKESDLMAYAHQRHSQSKASSANRRLSSFKRYFRWALREGRCTVDPTLRLGAAKQALRVPKTLGEAQVDALLAAPPLDTPLGLRDRAMLELLYASGLRVSELVGLPSVGLNLRDGLVRVRGKGDKERLVPMGEPAREAITRYLMDARSALLGARRSEALFVTVQGAAMSRQMFWRLIKRYAVQAGITAPLSPHTLRHAFATHLLNHGADLRAVQLLLGHADLSTTQIYTHVARERLKQVVAQHHPRG; this is translated from the coding sequence ATGCCGGATCGCAGCGGCATTGAAGCCTTCGTGCGCGCCCTGTGGCTGGAGGAAGGCTTGGCCGAACGCACCCGCGAGGCCTATGCCCGCGATCTCAGCGCTTTGGCTGACTGGCTGATGAAGCAGGGTCCGCAATCTGCAAAGGCGCTGGACCAGGCCAAGGAATCCGACCTGATGGCCTATGCCCATCAACGCCACAGCCAGTCCAAGGCCAGCAGCGCCAATCGGCGCCTGTCCAGTTTCAAGCGCTACTTTCGCTGGGCGCTGCGCGAGGGCCGCTGCACTGTGGACCCCACGCTGCGCCTGGGTGCCGCCAAGCAGGCCTTGCGCGTGCCCAAGACCCTGGGCGAGGCCCAGGTGGACGCGCTGCTGGCGGCGCCGCCCCTTGACACGCCGCTGGGCCTGCGGGACCGCGCCATGCTGGAGCTGCTTTATGCCAGCGGCTTGCGGGTCAGCGAATTGGTGGGCCTGCCCAGCGTTGGGCTGAATTTGCGCGATGGCCTGGTGCGCGTGCGCGGCAAGGGCGACAAGGAAAGACTGGTGCCCATGGGCGAACCCGCGCGTGAGGCCATCACCCGCTATCTGATGGATGCCCGCAGTGCGCTGCTAGGGGCGCGCCGCAGCGAGGCTTTGTTCGTCACCGTTCAGGGCGCGGCCATGAGCCGGCAGATGTTTTGGCGCCTGATCAAGCGTTATGCCGTGCAGGCGGGCATCACGGCGCCGCTGTCCCCGCACACCTTGCGCCATGCCTTCGCCACGCATCTGCTGAATCACGGTGCCGATCTGCGCGCGGTGCAGTTGCTGCTGGGCCATGCCGACCTGTCGACCACCCAGATCTACACCCATGTGGCGCGCGAGCGCCTAAAACAGGTGGTGGCTCAGCACCATCCGCGGGGTTGA
- a CDS encoding SGNH/GDSL hydrolase family protein produces the protein MRIQQSFSALGLAALLALAGCGGGSGDNTADTTPRTRISAVKVFGDSLQDSGTFGLRFTVAGVDNPLYVERVAASYGKTLCNFYVFNGATFAANPTAGCTNFAIGGGRVSYTGAGASAANPLNVPTQLATAASMGNFAATDLLIVDGGGNDAGDLVEGYLGASRDGGARFAQILGSVMTPTQLAAALAGGAAGLPAAGTQYMSLLADRLYDSVKTHALDKGAQQVVLMNMPGILNTPRFQGVLAQIAASAGASTRAQAESLFKSWIETFNNRLAERARSEARVALVDFYTEFNTQFQFPAQFGLTNVTKPLCTDFNAQCSATYLSANPPAGQTADWWKTYAFSDGFHPTPYGHQLVAQLISRTIAAKGWL, from the coding sequence ATGCGCATCCAACAATCATTCTCGGCCCTGGGTTTGGCCGCCCTGCTGGCTCTGGCCGGCTGCGGTGGCGGCAGCGGCGACAACACCGCGGACACCACGCCGCGCACGCGCATCAGCGCCGTCAAAGTGTTTGGCGACAGCCTGCAGGATTCCGGCACCTTCGGTCTTCGCTTCACCGTGGCCGGTGTGGACAACCCGCTCTATGTGGAGCGTGTGGCGGCCAGCTACGGCAAGACCCTGTGCAACTTCTACGTCTTCAATGGCGCCACCTTTGCGGCCAATCCGACCGCAGGCTGCACCAACTTTGCCATCGGTGGCGGCCGCGTCAGCTACACCGGCGCAGGTGCCTCGGCGGCCAATCCGCTGAACGTACCCACCCAGCTGGCCACTGCGGCTTCGATGGGCAACTTCGCTGCCACCGACCTGCTGATCGTGGACGGCGGCGGCAACGACGCCGGTGACCTGGTCGAGGGCTATCTGGGTGCCAGCCGCGACGGCGGTGCGCGCTTCGCACAAATCCTGGGCTCCGTCATGACCCCCACGCAGCTCGCTGCTGCGCTCGCCGGCGGTGCCGCCGGGTTGCCGGCCGCAGGCACCCAGTACATGAGCCTGCTGGCCGACCGTCTCTATGACAGCGTCAAGACCCATGCGCTGGACAAAGGCGCGCAGCAAGTGGTGCTGATGAACATGCCCGGCATCCTGAATACGCCGCGCTTCCAGGGCGTCTTGGCCCAGATCGCTGCATCCGCCGGCGCCAGCACCCGCGCCCAAGCTGAATCCTTGTTCAAGTCCTGGATTGAGACCTTCAACAACCGACTGGCCGAGCGCGCCCGCTCGGAAGCGCGCGTGGCCCTGGTGGACTTCTACACCGAGTTCAACACCCAGTTCCAATTCCCGGCCCAGTTCGGTCTGACCAACGTGACCAAGCCTTTGTGCACGGACTTCAACGCTCAGTGCTCGGCCACCTATTTGTCGGCCAATCCGCCGGCAGGCCAGACCGCCGACTGGTGGAAGACCTATGCCTTCTCGGACGGTTTCCACCCCACCCCCTATGGCCACCAGCTGGTCGCGCAACTGATCAGCCGCACCATCGCCGCCAAGGGCTGGCTGTAA
- a CDS encoding OmpW/AlkL family protein, whose translation MKKIYARTFAISPLLLALSGAAFAQSAGDISVRLGATQIVPKVESGSLSAPSFFNAQVDVLKADSWGGGITYHFSDRLALDLPLMMPFEHDVIGAGSLAGVGKLATVKVIPVTLMGQFRPLGSSYSLRPYVAGGLTYAHTKETQSTAVLNGLSGGTLAKPTTMDMKGKFGVTAQVGLNWAVTQRIFLDVSAMKTFINGEGVLSTGQRVRLELNPVSYSAAVGYRF comes from the coding sequence ATGAAAAAAATCTACGCACGCACTTTCGCCATCTCCCCCCTGCTGCTGGCCCTGAGCGGAGCGGCCTTCGCGCAATCCGCCGGTGACATCAGCGTGCGCCTGGGTGCCACGCAGATCGTCCCCAAGGTCGAGAGCGGTTCCTTGAGCGCGCCCTCCTTCTTCAATGCCCAAGTCGATGTGCTCAAGGCCGATTCCTGGGGCGGTGGCATCACCTACCACTTCAGCGATCGACTGGCCCTGGACCTGCCCTTGATGATGCCCTTCGAGCATGACGTCATTGGCGCCGGCTCGCTGGCTGGCGTGGGCAAGCTGGCCACGGTCAAGGTCATCCCCGTGACCCTGATGGGCCAGTTCCGCCCGCTGGGCTCGAGCTACAGCCTGCGCCCCTATGTGGCCGGCGGCCTGACCTATGCCCACACCAAGGAGACTCAATCCACGGCGGTGCTCAATGGTCTGTCCGGCGGCACGCTGGCCAAGCCCACCACCATGGACATGAAGGGCAAGTTCGGTGTCACCGCCCAGGTGGGCCTGAACTGGGCCGTGACCCAGCGCATCTTCCTGGATGTGTCGGCCATGAAGACCTTCATCAATGGTGAGGGCGTGCTCTCCACCGGCCAGCGCGTGCGCCTGGAACTGAACCCGGTGTCCTACTCGGCCGCTGTGGGCTATCGCTTCTAA
- the queG gene encoding tRNA epoxyqueuosine(34) reductase QueG: MKLEPAQESSPAVSQPAALVARIQEWGQALGFSQIGVAPIDLSSAEPGLLAWLAAGFHGEMGYMAAHGLKRARPAELVPGTVSVITARMDYLSPGHGPDWQAVEWAGLKRPEHAQVSLYARGRDYHKMLRARLQKLADRLQQEVGAIGHRCFTDSAPVLEVELASRSGLGWRGKHSLLLNREGGSMFFLGELFVDLALPTTPPQDPHCGRCTACIDVCPTRAIVAPYQVDARRCISYLTIEHAGDIPEALRPLLGNRIYGCDDCQLACPWNKFAQTQSLPDFAPRTVWEQPDLLRYWAWDEAEFLRQTEGSAIRRIGIERWQRNVAVALGNALAAGSPSSPQIRAALRERMTDRSEQVQRHASWALAQ, encoded by the coding sequence ATGAAACTTGAGCCTGCCCAGGAGTCTTCTCCAGCGGTTTCCCAGCCGGCCGCCCTGGTGGCCCGGATCCAGGAGTGGGGTCAGGCGCTGGGATTCTCCCAAATCGGCGTGGCCCCCATCGATCTGAGCAGCGCGGAGCCCGGCCTGTTGGCCTGGCTGGCGGCGGGCTTTCATGGCGAGATGGGCTATATGGCCGCGCACGGCCTGAAGCGTGCGCGTCCGGCCGAATTGGTGCCTGGCACGGTCAGCGTGATCACGGCGCGCATGGACTATCTGAGCCCCGGGCACGGCCCGGATTGGCAGGCGGTGGAGTGGGCCGGCTTGAAACGGCCCGAGCACGCCCAGGTCTCGCTTTATGCCCGAGGGCGGGACTATCACAAGATGCTGCGCGCCCGGCTGCAAAAGCTGGCCGACCGTTTGCAGCAAGAGGTGGGGGCCATCGGCCACCGCTGCTTTACCGACTCGGCCCCGGTGCTGGAGGTGGAGTTGGCCAGCCGCAGCGGCCTGGGCTGGCGCGGCAAGCACAGCCTGCTCTTGAACCGCGAGGGCGGTTCGATGTTCTTTCTGGGCGAGTTGTTCGTGGACCTGGCGCTGCCCACCACGCCGCCGCAGGACCCTCACTGCGGCCGCTGCACGGCTTGCATCGACGTCTGCCCCACCCGGGCCATCGTTGCGCCTTATCAGGTGGACGCGCGGCGCTGCATCTCCTACCTCACCATCGAGCACGCGGGCGACATTCCCGAAGCCCTGCGACCTCTGCTTGGCAATCGCATCTATGGCTGCGACGACTGCCAGCTGGCCTGCCCCTGGAACAAGTTCGCGCAGACGCAAAGCCTGCCGGACTTCGCGCCGCGCACGGTGTGGGAGCAGCCGGATTTGCTGCGCTACTGGGCCTGGGACGAAGCGGAGTTTTTGCGCCAGACCGAGGGCTCGGCGATCCGTCGCATCGGCATCGAGCGCTGGCAGCGCAATGTGGCCGTGGCGTTGGGCAATGCGCTGGCAGCCGGCAGCCCGAGCAGTCCGCAGATTCGCGCCGCGCTGAGGGAAAGGATGACCGACCGCAGTGAGCAGGTGCAACGCCATGCGAGTTGGGCGCTGGCGCAATAA
- the tsaE gene encoding tRNA (adenosine(37)-N6)-threonylcarbamoyltransferase complex ATPase subunit type 1 TsaE has protein sequence MTLILETRTLHWPDEAATETAAQALARSPELMPALILLEGGLGAGKTTWVRHLLRALGVTGRIKSPSYAVLESYAPPAGPVHHFDFYRFSDPREWEDAGFREILAGEGLKLVEWPEHAEGLLPQADLRLQIQDEAAEHVEGQVFGDIEGEGRRSVSAQALSPRGRALLQALAA, from the coding sequence ATGACCTTGATTCTAGAAACCCGCACCCTGCACTGGCCCGACGAGGCCGCTACCGAAACCGCTGCGCAAGCCCTGGCGCGCAGCCCCGAGTTGATGCCGGCCCTGATCCTGCTGGAGGGCGGATTGGGCGCGGGCAAGACCACCTGGGTGCGGCATCTGCTGCGCGCACTGGGCGTCACGGGCCGCATCAAGAGCCCGAGCTATGCGGTGCTGGAGAGCTACGCTCCGCCTGCCGGTCCGGTACACCACTTCGACTTCTATCGCTTCAGCGACCCGCGCGAGTGGGAAGACGCTGGTTTTCGCGAGATCCTGGCCGGCGAAGGGCTCAAGCTGGTGGAGTGGCCCGAACATGCCGAGGGCTTGCTGCCACAGGCCGATCTGCGGCTGCAGATCCAGGATGAAGCGGCCGAGCACGTTGAAGGCCAAGTTTTCGGTGACATTGAAGGTGAAGGCCGGCGCAGCGTGAGCGCGCAGGCCCTGAGCCCGCGCGGCCGCGCCCTGCTGCAGGCGCTGGCCGCATGA
- a CDS encoding N-acetylmuramoyl-L-alanine amidase, translating into MSSRRLLLIHGACAWALPLAAPAQPGDAELVAVRLWPAQAYTRVTLESDKPLVARHFITEAPERLVIDIDGLTLSPRLKELVAKLQANDPFIASVRVGQYQPRVVRLVLDLKQSIAPQVFTLAPVAAYQHRLVLDLYPALGAKDPLLALVQEREVNAAAAAAAVNDELGQWIEKLPQKGATPPSSPALPSPTGAASAPSPAASSTVPAVPATPPTPAATPPGRRPRVERLIVVALDPGHGGEDPGAIGPTGLQEKDVVLAVAKQLRERLLEQANLRVLMTRDADYFVPLHERVRKARRVGADLFVSIHADAFIRPQARGASVFALGEKAATSAAARWLADKENAADAVGGLNKLAVRDEGVLKVLADMSTTAQIKDSLKLGGEVLTQIGRVGKLHKAQVEQAGFAVLKAPDVPSILVETAFISNPEEEAKLRDPDYQRELVEALAKGIQRYLARRPPLKRPVA; encoded by the coding sequence ATGAGTTCCCGGCGATTGCTGCTGATCCACGGCGCCTGCGCCTGGGCCCTTCCTCTGGCGGCCCCGGCGCAACCGGGTGACGCCGAATTGGTGGCCGTGCGCCTGTGGCCGGCCCAGGCCTATACGCGGGTCACGCTGGAGTCCGACAAGCCCCTGGTGGCGCGTCACTTCATCACCGAAGCGCCCGAGCGCCTGGTGATCGACATCGACGGGCTCACCCTGTCGCCGCGCCTCAAGGAGTTGGTGGCCAAATTGCAGGCCAATGACCCCTTCATCGCCAGCGTACGCGTCGGCCAGTACCAGCCCCGCGTGGTGCGCCTGGTGCTGGATTTGAAGCAATCCATTGCGCCCCAGGTGTTCACGCTGGCCCCCGTGGCCGCCTACCAGCACCGACTGGTGCTGGACCTCTATCCGGCTCTAGGCGCCAAGGACCCGCTGCTTGCGCTGGTGCAAGAGCGCGAAGTCAATGCCGCGGCAGCCGCGGCCGCGGTCAACGACGAGCTGGGGCAGTGGATCGAGAAGCTGCCGCAAAAGGGCGCCACACCCCCAAGCTCCCCCGCCCTGCCCTCGCCCACCGGGGCTGCGTCGGCGCCTTCACCGGCCGCCTCATCGACCGTGCCCGCCGTTCCGGCCACGCCCCCCACCCCTGCCGCCACCCCACCGGGCCGGCGACCGCGGGTCGAGCGCCTGATTGTGGTGGCCCTGGACCCCGGCCATGGCGGCGAGGACCCCGGCGCCATCGGCCCCACCGGGCTGCAGGAAAAGGACGTGGTGCTGGCCGTGGCCAAGCAGCTGCGCGAGCGCCTGTTGGAGCAAGCCAATCTGCGCGTGCTGATGACCCGCGACGCCGACTACTTCGTGCCCCTGCATGAACGGGTGCGCAAGGCGCGCCGTGTGGGCGCGGACCTCTTCGTGTCCATCCATGCCGACGCCTTCATCCGCCCTCAGGCGCGCGGCGCCTCGGTCTTTGCGCTGGGCGAAAAGGCCGCCACCAGCGCGGCGGCCCGCTGGCTGGCCGACAAGGAAAACGCCGCCGACGCCGTGGGCGGCTTGAACAAGCTGGCGGTGCGCGATGAGGGCGTGCTCAAGGTGCTGGCCGACATGAGCACCACCGCCCAGATCAAGGACAGCCTGAAACTCGGCGGCGAGGTGCTCACCCAAATCGGCCGCGTGGGCAAGCTGCACAAGGCCCAGGTCGAGCAAGCCGGCTTTGCCGTGCTGAAGGCGCCTGATGTGCCCTCCATCCTGGTCGAGACCGCCTTCATCTCCAATCCCGAGGAAGAAGCCAAGCTGCGCGACCCTGACTACCAGCGCGAACTGGTCGAGGCCCTCGCCAAGGGCATCCAGCGCTACCTGGCCCGCCGGCCGCCGCTCAAGCGGCCTGTTGCTTAG